A single window of Anomaloglossus baeobatrachus isolate aAnoBae1 chromosome 5, aAnoBae1.hap1, whole genome shotgun sequence DNA harbors:
- the LOC142310482 gene encoding E3 ubiquitin-protein ligase TRIM7-like isoform X1, whose product MAEACSPSDQEETGIFCTFCDFSVPAEKSCLQCETSMCATHVTRHNKTALGHTLLPPSTDLKNRKCPVHQKILEYYCKEDEACICVSCWVEEDHMSHRVQPVKEAVDHKKKTLMSRREKLRSMEEDSEKKKQSLQENSRRAHEKSEAVSKRVNAQFQTISKDLEILQTRLLSEIRRQEKMVAQSNTRLIQQLDKKKDELSKRIREIDELMGMDHPLMVLQELEEDDNHWEEDAELEEARCDGGLREDIDLNSMLESISDLVTSVENGIYMYEPTKITLDEGTVCDNAAISCDSHGSKAPDKVAYSTVLSMENFSFGKYYWAVRTCESGAWRVGVSDANISRTGHETLIGDNDKSWCLHRSGNKIYARHDSEDVAVPHTASYDRLLVAQLLGPFIVSQTNSKSSVT is encoded by the exons ATGGCCGAGGCTTGTTCTCCATCTGACCAAGAGGAGACCGGGATCTTCTGCACCTTCTGTGACTTCTCTGTTCCTGCAGAAAAATCCTGTTTGCAGTGTGAAACCTCCATGTGTGCTACACACGTGACCAGACACAACAAGACGGCATTGGGGCACACTTTATTACCCCCGAGCACCGACCTAAAGAACAGAAAGTGTCCAGTCCACCagaagatcctggaatattactgcaaGGAGGACGAagcttgtatctgtgtgtcctgctgGGTGGAAGAAGATCATATGAGCCATCGAGTGCAGCCAGTGAAAGAAGCTGTAGACCACAAGAAGAAGACCCTGATGTCTAGGCGAGAGAAACTCAGATCCATGGAGGAGGACAGTGAAAAGAAaaagcagagtctgcaggagaacaGCAGAAGAGCACATGAAAAATCAGAGGCCGTGTCAAAAAGAGTCAATGCTCAGTTTCAGACGATCAGCAAAGATCTGGAAATCCTACAGACGAGACTCCTGAGCGAGATCAGAAGACAGGAGAAGATGGTGGCACAATCAAACACTCGTCTGATCCAACAGCTGGACAaaaagaaggacgagctgtccaaGAGGATCCGCGAGATAGACGAGCTCATGGGAATGGACCATCCACTCATGGTCCTACAGGAGCTCGAGGAAGACGACAACCATTGGGAAGAAGACGCAGAACTAGAGGAGGCTCGGTGTGACGGTGGTCTACGAGAAGACATAGACCTAAACTCCATGCTTGAAAGCATATCTGATCTCGTAACCAGTGTGGAGAACGGGATTTATATGTACGAGCCGACGAAGATAACACTGGATGAAGGAACCGTCTGTGATAATGCCGCCATCTCATGTGACTCACACGGAAGCAAGGCACCGGACAAGGTGGCGTATTCTACGGTCTTAAGTATGGAGAACTTTAGTTTTGGGAAGTATTACTGGGCGGTGAGGACTTGTGAGTCAGGGGCCTGGAGGGTCGGTGTAAGCGACGCCAACATATCGAGGACAGGACACGAGACCTTGATTGGAGACAATGACAAGTCCTGGTGTTTGCACCGATCCGGTAATAAAATCTACGCCAGACATGACAGTGAGGACGTCGCGGTACCACACACTGCCTCGTATGACCGGCTGCTG GTTGCACAACTGCTGGGACCATTCATCGTTTCGCAGACGAACTCCAAATCCTCTGTGACCTGA
- the LOC142310482 gene encoding uncharacterized protein LOC142310482 isoform X2, with amino-acid sequence MAEACSPSDQEETGIFCTFCDFSVPAEKSCLQCETSMCATHVTRHNKTALGHTLLPPSTDLKNRKCPVHQKILEYYCKEDEACICVSCWVEEDHMSHRVQPVKEAVDHKKKTLMSRREKLRSMEEDSEKKKQSLQENSRRAHEKSEAVSKRVNAQFQTISKDLEILQTRLLSEIRRQEKMVAQSNTRLIQQLDKKKDELSKRIREIDELMGMDHPLMVLQELEEDDNHWEEDAELEEARCDGGLREDIDLNSMLESISDLVTSVENGIYMYEPTKITLDEGTVCDNAAISCDSHGSKAPDKVAQLLGPFIVSQTNSKSSVT; translated from the exons ATGGCCGAGGCTTGTTCTCCATCTGACCAAGAGGAGACCGGGATCTTCTGCACCTTCTGTGACTTCTCTGTTCCTGCAGAAAAATCCTGTTTGCAGTGTGAAACCTCCATGTGTGCTACACACGTGACCAGACACAACAAGACGGCATTGGGGCACACTTTATTACCCCCGAGCACCGACCTAAAGAACAGAAAGTGTCCAGTCCACCagaagatcctggaatattactgcaaGGAGGACGAagcttgtatctgtgtgtcctgctgGGTGGAAGAAGATCATATGAGCCATCGAGTGCAGCCAGTGAAAGAAGCTGTAGACCACAAGAAGAAGACCCTGATGTCTAGGCGAGAGAAACTCAGATCCATGGAGGAGGACAGTGAAAAGAAaaagcagagtctgcaggagaacaGCAGAAGAGCACATGAAAAATCAGAGGCCGTGTCAAAAAGAGTCAATGCTCAGTTTCAGACGATCAGCAAAGATCTGGAAATCCTACAGACGAGACTCCTGAGCGAGATCAGAAGACAGGAGAAGATGGTGGCACAATCAAACACTCGTCTGATCCAACAGCTGGACAaaaagaaggacgagctgtccaaGAGGATCCGCGAGATAGACGAGCTCATGGGAATGGACCATCCACTCATGGTCCTACAGGAGCTCGAGGAAGACGACAACCATTGGGAAGAAGACGCAGAACTAGAGGAGGCTCGGTGTGACGGTGGTCTACGAGAAGACATAGACCTAAACTCCATGCTTGAAAGCATATCTGATCTCGTAACCAGTGTGGAGAACGGGATTTATATGTACGAGCCGACGAAGATAACACTGGATGAAGGAACCGTCTGTGATAATGCCGCCATCTCATGTGACTCACACGGAAGCAAGGCACCGGACAAG GTTGCACAACTGCTGGGACCATTCATCGTTTCGCAGACGAACTCCAAATCCTCTGTGACCTGA